The sequence GGAATTTCATAACGTTGAGCGCCATCGAAGCGTTGTAAGTTAGCCAGAGTTACGTAATTTTTTTCTTGTAAGTTGACGGGTACGGTGCTTTTGCGGTGTAAAACAACTCTTACTTTTGGTCCGCGTGCTGTGGTAAATCCCTTACTGAATTCCAAATAACGCTTACCATTTTTCTCTACAATCTTAGCCGTACCGTTGGTGGGGTGGTCTTGCTCTGTGGTAACGAAACTTTCTCGTAGTTTTTCAGCTAAAGAATCAAGATGAGTATCTCGACGAGCAATTAATATTTCCTTGGCTTGTAAAATATGCTCGCGGCTAATAGCAATACTTCTATCTTTAACCAGTTTTTCCACAACTTCTTTAGCTAATGCATTAACTAACCAAGGTTGTCCTTGGGTTAAATAAAAGGCTGTTGTGCTGGCTTCTGGTGTAAAAATTTGTCCTGTATCTTCAGTATGTTGTCCGTATAATTCTGCTACTTCTTCAGCGTTAAAGTTTCTTAGGGTGATAGAACTAACTTTGATATTGAAAGGGCTTGCGGTGTTTAATCTATTGCTTCCACCAGATGCAACTTTATAATCGCGCACATCTCGTAAACCTATTAAACCTACAGATAAAGGGAAATTTTCTGGACGATTGGGAAAACCATCCCTTAGCTGCCGTAACACCGAAATCAAAGTATCATCTTGCAAGGAATCAATTTCGTCAACGAATATTACCAGAGGTTTCGCTGAAGATTTTGCCCAAGCTCTTAAATTTTCGCTAATTCTTTGCCCAGGAGCATTATAAATCCAAGTTGAGGGTTGTAATTCTGGGGGTAGGTTATCCTCAATTGTATTCCGCCAAGTTCCCAAAATTGCCAATTCTGCCGCACTCACATCATTGTTAAAAGCACTTCCCATTTCCGCTGATACCATGACTGCTGCATAACGTCTACTTGCGGTAAGTTGTTTGGCTAAAGCTAGCATTGCCGTAGTTTTACCTGTTTGACGGGGTGCATGAACAACAAAATAGCTTTCTTGTTCGATAAGCATTGACAAATCGGGTAGCCGACTTGTCGGTGGTAGCATATAGTGTTTGTCAGCTTTACAAGGACCTGCAATATTAAACCAGCGAGACATGGAGTGTAGAGAGTTAGCGAACACTTTGAGTTTAGACGATTTTGGAGGAGGGGATTTTTTTATTTGAAGTACTTTTTAGATACCTCTTGCTCCCGTATTGGGAACAAGTTATTGTAGATATTATGCGTATCTTATCCCGTAGCACCCTACGAAACTTCTGGGAATCTCACCCAGATGCTGAAGAAGCACTAAAAACTTGGTACTACGAAGCGTCTCATGCTGATTGGCAGAGTCCAGTCGATATTAAGTCCGCTCATGGTAATGCCAGTATCATTGCGAACAATCTTGTTGTTTTTAACATCAAAGGCAATACATATCGGTTGATTGTGGCAATTCGTTATGACATTGGGATTATTTTTATCCGCTTTATTGGCACTCATGCTGACTATGACAAAGTAGATGCAGAAACAATCTGAACTGAGGTTAATCTATGGAAATACGCCCAATTAGGACTCAAACTGACTATCAAGAAGCTCTTAAAGAGATTGAGTTATTGTTTGATGCTGCTGAGAATACAGTTGAGTGCGATAGGTTGGATATTCTTAGTACTCTCGTAGAAGCTTATGAGAAAACACATTTTCCGATAGAGCTACCAGATCCGATTGAGGCAATTCATTATTATATGGATACCCGTGGTTTATCTCGTCGTGACTTGGAGCCATGTCTAGGTAGTAGAGCAAGGGTATCTGAGGTTCTCTCTCGTAAACGCACCTTGACTTTGGAGATGATTCGGAAGTTGAATCAAGAATTAAATATTCCGGCTGAAATTCTTATTCAACCCTATGAGTCAAAACAAGTTTCCGCATAATAAAGCTCATGCATCCGGTAGGTGATGGGCAACGTTAACCGAAAACATTTAAAGCAGGGACTAACAATATTGAACCAGCGAGACATGAGTGTAGAGAGTTAGCGGACATTTTGAGTTTAGACGATTTTGGGGAAGGGATTGTAAATTGCGTAATATGACTTAGATAATATAATTAAGTTCAAGTTTAGACACTGCGGCTAATACGGTCATTTAATACGGTCATTTATTTTAAAAGTACCGGCTAAATTTTTTCTCGAATACAATCGTGAATGTTGCGATCGCAAGTGGTGCATGAGTCCAATACAGAAAATATTATTTGGTTGTCCGGGTACAGGGAAAAGCTATAAAGTTATTGAAATAGCTAAGGATCAATTAGGAATAAGTGAAGAAGAATTGCGTTTAAATATTGTTAAAGCAGTATTTTATCCTGAGTACAAATATTCCGATTTTATGGGTAAATTACTACCACTCTCTTCTGTTAGCTCTATTAATTACAAATATTACCCCGGACATTTTTTACAAGCATTAAGCAAAGCTTATCACAGTATTATTCATAACAAGAATCAGAATCATTTACTTGTCATTGACGAATTAAATCGAGGTAATGCCGCTGCAATATTTGGTAGTATTTTTCAATTATTAGATAGAAATTATAATGGATGGTCTTCATACTGTATAGATATATCAGAAATGGAGATGTTTGGTTTATTAAGTTCTATGGGTTATAAAATTAAAATTTTTGACGATAATATATTAGTTGAAGATTTACCATTTGACATTTTCATCGAAAATGAAAAGAGTAAAAAGACGGGTAATGAATATAGTGATGATAAATTTGAGATATTCACAATTATTCAAAACTATCAGATAAGAATACCCCCTAATTTATCAATAATAGCTACAGTTAATACTTCAGATGAATCTATTTATTATTTAGATACCGCTTTTAAACGACGTTGGGATTGGGAATACATAAAAGCACCATGTACGTCAGATATAGAAAATTATAGTATTGATAAACAAATAATAACTATACCTGAAAAAGTTTTAAATACTATTATCCCAATAAAAAAGGGTAATAATTTATTAGTTTTGAAGTTATATCGTCTAATAGTTGGAATAAATGAATTTATCAAGTCAAATCATAAATCGATTAGAAATATTGAAGATAAGCAAATTGGATGGTGGTTTATTAATTTACAATCAGAGACTTTAAGCTTGGATCAAATAAAAGATAAATTAATGTTCTACTTATGGGACAGCGTATTCGCAAGAGATAAAAAGCCTTTAATAAAACTAATTGAAGAAAATTTTAGTGATAATCATGCAAATTTAATCACTTATGCTGATTTTTTAATTTATACAGACAAACTCCTCAAATACTGGCATAATAGCGTTCCTATGATTAAAAATTCGCAACAGGATGATATGCCAATGAAAGAAGTTTCCGATCCAAACCATGAATCCTCCTAATGCTAAATTTCCATCAATTACAACCGATTGTCGATGAAAAATATTCCTTTATCGGTATTCAAAAGCAAGATAATAAATTATATCTTTACCTACCTAAAGGCTTTGATACAAAAAATTATGATAAATACGATAGCAAGCGCGATACATACTTCTTGTTTTACAGAGTACTGCATCGTTACAAACAAATTTGTGCGAAAAAAGGTAACTTAGAAAAGCAATTAGCAAAAGATAGAGATGGAGTAATTCAAACAAACGGTAGCGTACACAAAGTTGTAATACCTGATAACAATGATGAGGAAGTATTGCTTTATTCCAAGTTGGATGCAATTAGTAAAATACTGGATGCTTATGAGGAGCCTAAAATATTATCATTAGCTTATCGTTTGGGAGAAAGCGAAGAAATAGACTATTCCCAAATCCATCAATATCTTGATAGAGCAAAGTATTTACCTAATGGTGCTGCATATATTGACACAATGGATATGCCCAGGTTGCAAGTAAAATATCAATCAACTGATATTATTGGGATGTATTGTTACATCTTTGTGGAAGTCAAGCAGCAATTGGGTGAAGAGATAACATCTGAAATACAAGCATTATCTGAAGAATTTGCTCATAGATATCTTGATACTGAAAGCAGTGTATTTAATGAAGAATATTGTATTCAAACGGTTGATATTCTCAAAGATATTTTAGAAACGATTGAACATCGAACACCTATCAAGGATGCAGATTATTGGGATTTTCACAACGCTATTGAACTATTTTTGTACGGTGAATTATCGCAGCAAGATGAAGGAGAAATATGGGGAATTAATAATTTCTGTTTTGTTTGGGAATCAATGTGCTTAACTTATCTCACGAAGAATATAAGCCTTAGTAGGTTGTTATATATAGATAAGAGTTATTTAGAAGTTGACTTACCGAAATCAGTAGATAGTGAACCAAAACTACTGAATGAAGAGAATGTTTTTAGAATTAATGGCAAAAATTTAAGACCTGATGCAATAATAAAGTCTAATATTTTCGATATTACTAGCAGCCTACAACAAAAAGCTCCATTATTCGCAGATGGGTTGAGACTCGAAACGGATAACTGGGACGATTATGGTTATAGAACCACATTTTCAGGCAATTTGTTAAATAAAGATGATAGTGTATTTGAGTATACAGAATTGAAAATTATATATATAGGACAGCCTTATAATGAAATTCACACTAGTCAAGAATTAAATAGAATATGTACGCCATTACAATGGCAGCGTTCAAAGAATGAACAATATTTGATAAAATCTCGACTTCCTATTAAATTCTATTCTTATTGGGATATTGATTTAAATACTATCAATATAAGACAATTGGCTTGTATGTATCTTTTAAATCATATATTTTATATAGGAATAGAAAATAAAGTTTATTGTAAAGATAAATTTTATATTTTTTTAAAAAATACATTTAGTTTGAAAGAACAAGAAAACATTTTACTTTGT comes from Rivularia sp. PCC 7116 and encodes:
- a CDS encoding type II toxin-antitoxin system HigB family toxin, giving the protein MRILSRSTLRNFWESHPDAEEALKTWYYEASHADWQSPVDIKSAHGNASIIANNLVVFNIKGNTYRLIVAIRYDIGIIFIRFIGTHADYDKVDAETI
- a CDS encoding type II toxin-antitoxin system HigA family antitoxin, with amino-acid sequence MEIRPIRTQTDYQEALKEIELLFDAAENTVECDRLDILSTLVEAYEKTHFPIELPDPIEAIHYYMDTRGLSRRDLEPCLGSRARVSEVLSRKRTLTLEMIRKLNQELNIPAEILIQPYESKQVSA